The following coding sequences lie in one Pseudomonas sp. B33.4 genomic window:
- a CDS encoding DUF4946 domain-containing protein, which produces MIRLFKSLFVFFACSLGAVGASASEPSITWPAGWQVEVLPEATARVSRQRAVKNDADGNQVMVMELTMTQVETGHQVNLQGVLLEMRKSIQKDFFQSGYQSVCNKVHAATLGTLSALETTCTITENGRHVLSQTLVAAVEADKAYVLSYAGQAEVYKASADEIVAVRNSLKL; this is translated from the coding sequence ATGATCCGACTGTTCAAATCCCTGTTTGTGTTTTTCGCGTGTTCTCTCGGCGCTGTCGGTGCATCAGCAAGTGAGCCGAGCATTACCTGGCCGGCCGGTTGGCAAGTCGAGGTGCTACCTGAAGCGACTGCCCGGGTTTCCCGTCAGCGTGCGGTCAAAAACGACGCTGATGGCAATCAGGTGATGGTCATGGAGTTGACCATGACGCAGGTAGAAACCGGGCATCAGGTCAACTTGCAAGGCGTGCTGCTGGAAATGCGCAAGTCGATCCAGAAGGACTTCTTCCAGAGCGGCTACCAAAGTGTCTGCAACAAAGTGCATGCGGCCACGCTGGGTACGTTATCGGCGCTGGAAACCACTTGCACGATCACCGAAAACGGGCGACATGTGTTGTCGCAAACCCTGGTCGCAGCGGTCGAGGCGGACAAGGCTTATGTGCTTTCCTATGCCGGGCAGGCTGAGGTTTATAAGGCGAGCGCCGACGAGATAGTGGCGGTGAGAAACAGCTTGAAACTTTAA
- a CDS encoding histone-like nucleoid-structuring protein, MvaT/MvaU family has product MSRLAEFRAAEKALQEQLKQLESLKNDAGLKKEIEFEEKLQGLMKHYGKGLKEIIAILDPNPAKSGLQTSAAPKTRRARVVKVYQNPHTGELIETKGGNHRGLKAWKEQYGAATVDSWLRG; this is encoded by the coding sequence TTGTCCAGACTCGCTGAATTTCGTGCAGCTGAAAAGGCCCTTCAGGAACAGCTCAAGCAGCTGGAATCGCTGAAGAACGATGCCGGGCTCAAGAAAGAAATCGAATTCGAAGAAAAGCTCCAGGGGCTGATGAAACACTACGGCAAAGGCCTGAAAGAGATCATCGCCATTCTCGATCCGAACCCGGCAAAATCCGGTCTGCAGACCTCTGCAGCACCTAAAACCCGCCGCGCCCGCGTGGTCAAGGTCTATCAGAACCCGCACACCGGTGAACTGATCGAAACCAAGGGCGGCAACCACCGCGGCCTGAAAGCGTGGAAGGAACAATACGGTGCAGCCACCGTTGATTCCTGGTTGCGCGGTTAA
- a CDS encoding cyclic diguanylate phosphodiesterase produces MPLTVRPRRKRSTRILVTLLSGLLPVLLGSAILYMQAGRTLEQGSRQTAEEALRQFELMLDNTAQAARELLPLAGQTCENVKLALREQVTRRPFVRSTNLVWDDNLYCSSLFGDFKEAVNAGDYNQGKLWLMNGNPVTPDTALLVYRLSEGRGGALTTLDGYHLSNMLRLIGRHMLLVLRVGDNWLSADGKVHTGALPALPIAQHTLDSSRYAFSVSAGFPEGETWRYMADEYPPLFSLLIFFGVVAGAIGHVLQKRSTSPSHEMLRALEAGEFIPYFQPVVHGDSKKWSGAEVLMRWTHPKEGLVRPDLFIPFAEHSGLIVPMTRALMQQTAALLGPLSATFTPPFHIGINITASHCKDLELVEDCRAFLAAFVPDSISLVLELTERELIEPTDITRQLFEQLHALGVKIAIDDFGTGHSSLGYLRKFNVDFLKIDQSFVAMIGIDALSRHILDTIIELSAKLDLGIVAEGVETQAQADYLTAHNVNFLQGYLFGKPMPAADFISALTHH; encoded by the coding sequence ATGCCGTTGACCGTCAGACCCCGCCGCAAACGCAGCACACGCATTCTCGTCACACTGCTCAGCGGTTTGCTTCCGGTGCTGCTGGGCAGCGCGATTCTTTACATGCAGGCTGGCCGCACACTGGAACAAGGTTCACGGCAAACCGCCGAAGAGGCGCTGCGCCAGTTCGAGCTGATGCTCGACAACACCGCCCAGGCAGCCCGTGAATTGCTGCCGCTGGCCGGCCAGACCTGCGAGAACGTCAAACTCGCCCTGCGCGAGCAGGTGACCCGACGCCCGTTCGTGCGCTCGACCAATCTGGTGTGGGACGACAACCTCTATTGCAGCTCGTTGTTTGGCGACTTCAAGGAAGCCGTCAACGCGGGCGACTACAACCAGGGCAAGTTGTGGCTGATGAACGGCAACCCGGTCACACCCGACACCGCTCTGCTGGTCTATCGGCTCAGCGAAGGTCGCGGCGGCGCACTGACGACACTCGACGGTTACCACCTGAGCAACATGTTGCGTCTGATCGGCCGGCACATGTTGCTGGTGCTGCGAGTGGGCGATAACTGGCTGTCGGCTGACGGCAAAGTACACACTGGCGCCCTGCCCGCGCTGCCGATAGCACAACACACACTGGATTCTTCGCGTTACGCGTTCAGTGTCTCCGCCGGTTTTCCCGAGGGCGAAACCTGGCGCTACATGGCCGATGAATATCCGCCGCTGTTCAGTCTGTTGATCTTTTTTGGCGTGGTGGCCGGTGCCATCGGACATGTTTTGCAAAAACGCTCTACGTCGCCGAGCCACGAGATGCTCCGCGCGCTCGAGGCCGGCGAGTTCATTCCTTACTTCCAGCCCGTAGTGCATGGCGACAGCAAGAAATGGTCGGGAGCCGAAGTCTTGATGCGCTGGACGCACCCCAAAGAAGGGCTGGTGCGCCCGGATCTGTTTATTCCATTCGCCGAGCATTCAGGCCTGATCGTGCCGATGACCCGCGCCCTGATGCAACAGACCGCGGCGCTGCTGGGGCCGCTGTCAGCAACCTTCACCCCGCCGTTTCATATCGGCATCAATATTACTGCGAGCCATTGCAAGGACCTCGAACTGGTTGAGGACTGCCGGGCGTTTCTCGCCGCGTTCGTGCCCGACAGCATCAGCCTGGTGCTGGAGCTGACCGAGCGCGAGTTGATCGAACCGACCGACATCACCCGGCAACTGTTCGAGCAATTGCATGCACTGGGCGTGAAGATCGCGATTGACGACTTCGGCACCGGGCACTCGAGCCTTGGCTACTTGCGCAAATTCAATGTCGACTTTCTCAAGATCGATCAGAGTTTTGTCGCCATGATCGGCATCGACGCGCTGTCCCGGCACATTCTCGACACCATTATCGAACTGTCGGCCAAGCTTGATTTGGGTATTGTTGCCGAAGGTGTCGAAACTCAGGCGCAAGCCGATTATCTGACTGCGCATAACGTCAACTTCCTGCAAGGCTACCTGTTCGGCAAACCGATGCCGGCAGCGGACTTCATCAGCGCATTAACTCACCATTAA